A window of the Podarcis raffonei isolate rPodRaf1 chromosome 4, rPodRaf1.pri, whole genome shotgun sequence genome harbors these coding sequences:
- the LOC128412267 gene encoding olfactory receptor 52B2-like — protein sequence METTKTLQVSEPTSANQSAFHPASFILLGIPGLEAYHGWIAFLFCLMYIVALLGNSCLLYIIATERSLHQPMYLFLALLALADLALSSSTVPKTLSVLLSLSKEISFQACLAQMFFTHLSFIAESTILLAMAFDRYVAICRPLRYAAILTRPAIVRVGLAALARGFCVMLPTVFLLQRLPYCGHREMPHSYCEHMGIARMACADIRVNIWYGLATTLLSPGLDVVLIAVSYTLILRAVFRLPTKDARLKAIGTCGSHLCVIVLFYTPAFFSFFAHRFSHGTIPQHLLILLANIYQLLPPVLNPMVYAVKTKCIRERLAQALWKAGKGC from the coding sequence ATGGAGACAACCAAGACACTCCAGGTTTCTGAACCCACCTCTGCCAACCAGAGTGCCTTCCACCCGGCTTCGTTCATCCTTCTTGGCATCCCGGGCCTGGAGGCGTACCATGGCTGGAttgccttcctcttctgcctgatGTACATCGTGGCCCTTCTAGGCAACTCTTGCCTGCTGTACATCATCGCCACCGAGCGCAGCCTCCACCAGCCCATGTACCTCTTCCTGGCCCTGCTGGCTCTGGCAGACCTGGCCTTGTCCTCCTCCACTGTGCCCAAAACCCTGAGcgtcctcctctccctctccaaggAGATCTCCTTCCAGGCCTGCCTGGCCCAGATGTTCTTCACCCACCTCAGCTTCATCGCAGAGTCCACCATCCTGCTCGCCATGGCCTTTGACCGCTACGTTGCCATCTGCCGACCGCTGCGCTACGCCGCCATCCTCACCCGCCCCGCCATCGTGAGGGTCGGGCTGGCAGCTCTCGCCAGGGGCTTCTGCGTGATGCTCCCCACAGTCTTCCTCCTCCAGAGGCTGCCGTACTGTGGGCACCGGGAGATGCCTCACTCTTACTGCGAGCACATGGGCATCGCTCGCATGGCCTGTGCAGACATCCGCGTCAACATCTGGTACGGCTTGGCGACCACCCTTTTGTCTCCTGGCCTGGACGTGGTCCTCATTGCCGTCTCCTACACTCTGATCCTCAGGGCAGTTTTCCGTCTCCCAACCAAGGATGCCCGCCTGAAGGCCATCGGGACGTGCGGCTCCCACCTGTGTGTCATAGTCTTGTTCTACACCCctgccttcttctctttctttgccCACCGCTTTAGCCACGGCACCATCCCTCAGCACCTTCTCATTCTCCTGGCCAACATCTACCAGCTCCTCCCTCCTGTCCTGAACCCTATGGTCTATGCGGTCAAGACCAAATGCATCCGGGAGAGGCTGGCTCAGGCCCTCTGGAAAGCGGGGAAGGGGTGCTGA